One Sphingobacteruim zhuxiongii DNA window includes the following coding sequences:
- a CDS encoding ISAon1 family transposase, which produces MDGKQLQDQYKNHLSDFHDWDQKPHAESWTLFPENISEHLSIDETSFSNGELYTIVSSKSAKGRKGTILATIKGTKAEDIMAVLERIPLRSRNKVKEVTMDMAPNMAKAIRRCFRNARRVVDRFHVQKLAFDAVQELRIKYRWEVLDAESKKIMESRKRGIPYEPELLPNGDTLKQLLARSRHLLFKHPSRWSESQKHRAELLFLRFPKLKQAYDLGIALGDIFNKCKDKKVAFTKLGLWNNQVENAGIASFESVAKSIAAHHQYILHYFDNRSTNASAESFNAKLKAFRSVFRGVRDTTFFLYRVMKLYA; this is translated from the coding sequence ATGGACGGCAAACAACTACAGGATCAATACAAGAACCACCTCAGTGATTTCCATGATTGGGACCAAAAGCCTCATGCCGAGAGCTGGACATTGTTCCCTGAAAACATATCGGAACACCTGAGCATTGATGAGACCAGCTTCAGCAACGGTGAATTATATACCATTGTTAGCAGTAAATCGGCAAAAGGGCGTAAAGGAACGATTTTAGCAACTATAAAGGGTACCAAGGCTGAGGATATCATGGCTGTTCTCGAGCGAATACCCTTGCGCTCGAGGAATAAGGTAAAGGAGGTGACCATGGATATGGCTCCCAACATGGCCAAGGCAATCCGTAGATGTTTCAGAAATGCCAGACGTGTGGTCGATCGGTTCCATGTCCAAAAGTTAGCTTTCGATGCCGTGCAGGAACTCCGTATCAAGTATCGTTGGGAAGTCTTGGATGCAGAAAGCAAGAAAATAATGGAATCACGAAAGCGAGGGATCCCGTATGAACCGGAATTGTTGCCAAATGGTGATACGCTCAAACAGCTGTTGGCTAGATCCAGACACCTATTGTTCAAGCATCCAAGCCGATGGTCGGAAAGCCAGAAACATCGTGCTGAATTATTATTCCTGCGGTTCCCCAAGCTAAAACAGGCTTATGATCTTGGAATTGCCTTAGGGGACATCTTCAACAAATGCAAGGACAAAAAGGTAGCATTTACCAAGCTAGGCCTATGGAACAATCAGGTTGAGAATGCGGGTATTGCTTCCTTTGAGAGCGTGGCAAAATCCATTGCAGCGCATCATCAATACATCCTACACTACTTCGACAATAGAAGTACCAATGCTTCCGCAGAATCCTTCAATGCAAAACTCAAAGCTTTCAGAAGCGTCTTCCGTGGCGTAAGGGACACAACATTCTTCCTGTACAGAGTGATGAAATTGTATGCTTAA